A window from Verrucomicrobiia bacterium encodes these proteins:
- a CDS encoding amidase, which produces MAAGVMASPRLRGSLTPAGDVPLIELSAKQLAEKIRRREVTARAAVQAYLDRIEEVNPKINAVVTLCADRARLEARRADEALAAGKVMGPLHGVPFTIKDSLETAGVVSTSGTLGRALYVPEKDATVVARLRAAGAILLGKSNTPEFTMGGGSRGTANLLFGQTYNPYNLAHSPAGSSGGAGAIVAACGAAFDIGSDLGGSVRGPCHANGIAGIKPTSGRTPRTGHVPGYGGLFDSWQQLGPMARRMEDIELLMPIICGEDLDDAFCYDVPMGDPGKVAVGRLRVAYYTDNGVAPPIPEIRRLVRDAAGWLGEAGAWVQEDIHPNYVEQHELFTQAREAEGGAWQERLLKRYGTAVADPGLRARISGKYATTPDLIRLMEEVDLARSGMLQWMRNYDVVLCPVSPYAAARLDNPPPRNVNYTRHYNVSGWPAAVVRAGTSPEGLPLGIQVVAAPWRDDVAMAVARFIEDRTGGWKKPNL; this is translated from the coding sequence ATGGCTGCGGGGGTGATGGCCAGTCCCCGGCTTCGGGGCTCGTTGACCCCGGCGGGTGACGTGCCCTTGATCGAACTGTCGGCGAAGCAGCTTGCGGAGAAGATCCGGCGCCGGGAAGTCACTGCGCGGGCGGCGGTGCAGGCGTATCTGGACCGGATCGAGGAGGTGAATCCGAAGATCAACGCGGTGGTGACGCTCTGCGCCGACCGGGCACGGCTGGAGGCGCGGAGGGCGGACGAAGCGCTGGCGGCGGGGAAGGTGATGGGACCACTGCACGGGGTGCCGTTCACCATCAAGGACTCCCTGGAGACGGCCGGGGTGGTGAGCACCTCGGGAACGCTGGGTCGGGCACTGTATGTGCCGGAGAAGGATGCGACGGTGGTGGCGCGACTGCGGGCGGCCGGGGCGATCCTTCTGGGCAAGTCGAACACGCCGGAGTTCACGATGGGCGGAGGGTCCCGGGGCACGGCGAATCTGTTGTTTGGACAGACTTACAATCCGTACAACCTGGCGCATTCGCCGGCGGGGAGTTCCGGGGGGGCGGGGGCGATTGTGGCGGCGTGCGGGGCGGCCTTCGACATCGGGAGCGATCTTGGGGGAAGTGTTCGCGGACCGTGTCATGCCAACGGCATTGCCGGAATCAAGCCGACCTCGGGGCGGACACCGCGGACGGGGCATGTGCCCGGATACGGAGGACTGTTTGATTCGTGGCAGCAGCTTGGGCCGATGGCGCGGCGGATGGAGGACATCGAGCTCTTGATGCCCATCATCTGCGGCGAGGATCTCGATGATGCGTTTTGTTATGACGTCCCGATGGGAGATCCCGGGAAGGTGGCGGTGGGGCGGCTGCGGGTGGCGTATTACACGGACAACGGAGTGGCGCCGCCGATTCCGGAGATTCGCCGCCTGGTCCGGGACGCGGCGGGCTGGCTGGGGGAGGCCGGGGCGTGGGTTCAGGAGGACATCCACCCGAACTATGTCGAGCAGCACGAATTGTTCACTCAGGCGCGGGAAGCCGAGGGCGGGGCGTGGCAGGAGCGGTTGCTGAAGCGGTACGGCACCGCGGTGGCGGATCCCGGGCTGCGGGCGCGGATCAGCGGGAAGTACGCAACGACACCCGATCTTATCCGGCTGATGGAGGAAGTCGATCTGGCCAGGAGCGGGATGCTGCAGTGGATGCGGAACTATGACGTGGTGCTGTGTCCGGTGAGTCCTTACGCGGCGGCGCGTCTGGATAACCCTCCTCCGAGGAATGTGAATTACACGCGGCACTACAACGTGTCGGGGTGGCCGGCGGCGGTGGTGCGGGCGGGCACGAGTCCCGAGGGATTGCCCCTGGGCATCCAGGTGGTGGCGGCCCCGTGGCGGGACGATGTGGCGATGGCGGTGGCCCGGTTCATCGAGGACCGGACCGGCGGCTGGAAGAAACCCAATCTCTAA
- a CDS encoding amidase, which yields MRSTERSTNVKTTGTGLDRREFLATGTRAGMAGAVLMAGHRMGARAQSGAGRGGGSELHYLPATVMASMIRRREVSAREAVDACIRRIEAVNPKLNALVMACYDRARAEARMADERQARGERLGALHGVPMSLKDSIDSEGVVTTGCTLGRKGFVPGKDATVTARLRAAGAILVGKTNTPEFTMGSFTDNLVYGRTNNPYDLTRIPGGSSGGSGAIVAAGGVPFDLGSDTGGSIRSPCHYNGVAGIKPTNCRVPRTGHIVDLHGIFNRRTQIGPLARTVSDVDLVLRIIMGSDDVDTHVTDVPLGGTADVKLKGLRVAFYTDTEGYHQPRPETVAMVKRVLGGLEGEVASITESAPPAIPEGIAIMQKARAAGGGSHIQRTAKRWGTETLYPTVQARVTGKTSTAAEFTHLLEEQDRIRQEQARWFRDYDVIVCPTQAYGAPLHGAPNPGSSSYRTIYNLNGWPAGVVRAGTSPEGMPMGIQVIGHPWREDVVFAVMAAIESMTGGWKAPAI from the coding sequence ATGAGAAGCACCGAACGGAGTACGAACGTGAAGACAACAGGAACCGGCCTCGACCGGCGTGAGTTCCTGGCGACAGGAACACGGGCCGGGATGGCCGGAGCGGTCCTGATGGCCGGACATCGAATGGGGGCCCGGGCGCAGTCCGGGGCAGGGCGGGGTGGCGGTTCGGAACTGCACTATCTCCCGGCGACGGTGATGGCGTCCATGATCCGGCGGCGCGAGGTCTCCGCCCGGGAGGCCGTGGACGCGTGCATCCGCCGGATCGAGGCGGTGAATCCGAAGCTCAATGCGCTGGTGATGGCGTGTTACGATCGGGCCCGGGCCGAGGCGCGGATGGCCGACGAGCGGCAGGCGCGGGGGGAGAGACTTGGGGCGCTGCATGGGGTGCCGATGTCCTTGAAGGACTCGATCGACAGCGAGGGCGTGGTGACGACGGGTTGCACGCTGGGGCGGAAGGGGTTCGTACCCGGGAAGGACGCCACCGTGACGGCGCGGTTGCGTGCGGCGGGGGCGATCCTGGTGGGGAAGACCAACACGCCTGAATTCACGATGGGCTCATTCACGGACAACCTTGTCTATGGGCGGACCAACAACCCCTATGACCTGACACGGATTCCCGGGGGGAGCAGCGGTGGGTCCGGGGCGATCGTGGCGGCGGGCGGGGTGCCCTTTGATCTGGGTTCAGACACCGGGGGAAGCATCCGATCGCCATGCCATTACAACGGCGTGGCCGGGATCAAGCCGACCAACTGCCGGGTTCCGAGGACGGGTCACATTGTGGATCTGCACGGGATCTTCAACCGGCGCACCCAGATCGGGCCCCTGGCACGGACCGTGAGCGACGTGGACCTTGTGCTGCGGATCATCATGGGTTCCGACGACGTGGACACGCATGTGACTGATGTTCCGCTGGGCGGGACAGCGGATGTGAAGCTGAAGGGTCTGCGGGTGGCCTTCTATACGGACACGGAAGGGTATCATCAGCCGCGGCCGGAGACGGTGGCGATGGTGAAGCGGGTGCTTGGGGGGTTGGAAGGTGAGGTGGCATCGATCACGGAGAGTGCGCCGCCGGCCATTCCGGAGGGGATTGCGATCATGCAGAAGGCGAGGGCGGCCGGGGGTGGCAGTCACATCCAGCGGACAGCGAAGCGATGGGGTACGGAGACGCTGTATCCGACGGTCCAGGCGCGAGTCACTGGCAAGACCTCCACGGCGGCTGAGTTCACGCATCTGCTGGAGGAGCAGGATCGCATCCGGCAGGAGCAGGCGAGGTGGTTCAGGGATTACGACGTGATCGTCTGTCCGACCCAGGCGTATGGGGCGCCTCTGCATGGGGCGCCGAACCCGGGTTCATCGAGCTACCGGACCATCTACAACCTGAATGGATGGCCGGCCGGGGTGGTCCGGGCGGGGACTTCGCCCGAGGGCATGCCGATGGGGATCCAGGTCATTGGGCACCCGTGGCGCGAGGACGTCGTCTTCGCGGTGATGGCGGCGATCGAGTCCATGACCGGAGGTTGGAAGGCGCCGGCGATTTAA
- a CDS encoding TonB-dependent receptor yields the protein MNPTNNSLLRSIRALLVLGVLTQTPDLILDAKAQRTGEGSTTASSDMEGAAGEVEALEAMGGSDPTFILPTTPVESVIGFNKSILDTPRSVTVLSAELLTAAGVEHVEDLYRVAPSTYTNFRFGLQGGINVRNQSGDYYFRGMKKPDPQGNYRTIFTAFDSIEVVRGPASPIFGGGRIGGYLNFNPKTARSVTGKYMESNEGKLSMTIGSWDKRVAQAEYGGPVKVFGSERKAGFYFYGFFEDSGSYYETNFDKHLVGQLAVSADINDVWRAETGIVIQDSRGGLNGGVNRVTQDLFTQGKYWSGGFSVPLDANGDGKISDRELFASRRADAAYNPIFVNFGTVTGTPTFKQEVDETGRPIGPVRRVDTGAVIGSGAAALTNLPEPWQLDYDSWELVDYNFRRTLGEDFYDATIFDVYFDVINDVNPELTMKNQMYFHTYDQVKDGRNPFSQIQRPTTFENKFTVSHEADWQPDWLQGTFLASVNGRYTDTYRENTTNSDYDQRRDLMSGPNGGFSPNDTFYSFLDRRGLDGSAITRINDSQYWEAGVGMLTDQTLLEKVNFIVGGRFDYVDGRYYEPPGVFKGKNAANFGLTENIENRLSTTPVEASGNDHDFSWSASMSYLAPYNLRPYVTVAQQAALLVDTSDASIAPSSWNRGPYARSEIVEVGLKGTFLDNRLFAALAYFEQNRTSFSLDDGVESVDATVSRGIEFEVRYAPTRSVSIVGSAVFSRANFLSGGSQQVNGRYVGFSDVIDPATGQVIVPAEAFGWGGKPQVNIPHGGIYSEVPGIPDRIFNLFATYTHSSGFGAGFGVSHQGGFAADRTLIWNLPAATTLNSTLFYNKGPWQAKLDLNNLTNEQYFVRGANAGMMVGVRQPFNVEATLARTF from the coding sequence ATGAATCCCACCAACAACTCACTACTACGTTCCATTCGTGCCCTGCTGGTCCTGGGGGTTCTCACCCAGACGCCGGATCTGATCCTGGATGCCAAAGCGCAGCGGACCGGAGAGGGCAGCACCACGGCCAGCAGCGACATGGAGGGCGCCGCCGGGGAAGTGGAAGCTTTGGAGGCGATGGGAGGCAGTGACCCGACCTTCATCCTGCCCACGACGCCGGTGGAAAGCGTCATCGGCTTCAACAAGTCCATTCTGGACACGCCCCGGTCCGTGACCGTGTTAAGTGCCGAACTGCTTACCGCCGCCGGGGTGGAGCACGTCGAGGACCTGTACCGTGTCGCGCCCAGCACCTACACCAACTTCCGGTTTGGTCTTCAGGGCGGCATCAACGTGCGCAACCAGTCCGGAGACTACTATTTCCGGGGCATGAAGAAGCCCGATCCCCAGGGGAATTACCGGACCATTTTCACGGCGTTCGACTCGATCGAGGTGGTGCGCGGGCCGGCGTCCCCGATCTTCGGCGGCGGGCGGATCGGCGGCTATCTCAACTTCAACCCGAAGACCGCGCGGAGCGTGACGGGGAAGTACATGGAGTCGAACGAGGGCAAGCTGAGCATGACGATCGGCTCGTGGGACAAGCGGGTGGCGCAGGCGGAATACGGCGGGCCGGTGAAGGTCTTCGGGTCCGAGCGGAAGGCGGGATTCTACTTCTACGGGTTCTTCGAGGATTCGGGATCCTATTACGAGACCAACTTTGACAAGCACCTCGTCGGTCAGCTGGCGGTGTCGGCGGACATCAACGATGTGTGGCGGGCTGAGACCGGCATTGTGATTCAGGACTCCCGCGGCGGACTCAACGGCGGGGTGAACCGGGTGACCCAGGACCTGTTCACACAGGGCAAGTACTGGAGCGGAGGGTTCTCTGTGCCGCTGGACGCGAACGGGGACGGGAAGATCTCGGACCGGGAGTTGTTTGCGTCACGGCGGGCTGACGCTGCGTACAACCCGATCTTCGTCAACTTCGGCACCGTCACGGGAACGCCGACATTCAAGCAGGAGGTGGACGAGACAGGGCGGCCGATCGGGCCGGTGCGGCGGGTGGACACCGGGGCGGTCATCGGTTCGGGGGCGGCGGCGCTCACCAATCTGCCCGAGCCCTGGCAGCTCGACTACGATTCGTGGGAACTGGTGGACTACAACTTCCGGAGGACGCTGGGAGAGGACTTTTACGACGCCACCATCTTCGACGTGTACTTCGACGTCATCAACGACGTGAACCCCGAACTCACGATGAAGAACCAGATGTACTTCCACACCTATGATCAGGTGAAGGACGGGAGGAACCCATTCTCGCAGATTCAGAGGCCGACGACGTTTGAGAACAAGTTCACGGTGTCGCACGAGGCGGACTGGCAGCCGGACTGGTTGCAGGGGACTTTCCTGGCGTCGGTGAACGGGCGTTACACGGACACCTACCGGGAAAACACGACCAACTCCGACTACGACCAGCGGCGGGACCTGATGTCGGGGCCGAACGGGGGATTCAGCCCGAACGACACCTTCTACAGTTTTCTGGACCGGCGCGGCCTGGACGGCAGTGCCATCACGCGGATCAACGATTCGCAGTACTGGGAGGCGGGGGTGGGAATGCTGACGGACCAGACCCTGCTGGAGAAGGTGAATTTCATCGTGGGCGGCCGGTTCGACTATGTGGACGGGCGGTACTACGAACCGCCCGGTGTATTCAAGGGCAAGAATGCGGCCAACTTCGGGTTGACCGAGAACATCGAGAACCGGTTGAGCACGACGCCGGTGGAGGCGAGCGGGAACGATCATGACTTCTCCTGGAGTGCCAGCATGAGCTATCTGGCGCCGTACAACCTGCGGCCCTATGTCACGGTGGCCCAGCAGGCGGCGCTGCTGGTGGACACGTCGGATGCGTCGATTGCGCCCAGCAGTTGGAACCGGGGTCCCTATGCCAGGTCGGAAATTGTGGAGGTGGGGTTGAAGGGAACCTTCCTTGACAACCGGCTGTTTGCGGCGCTGGCGTACTTCGAGCAGAACCGGACCTCATTCTCGCTGGACGACGGCGTGGAATCGGTGGACGCGACGGTGAGCCGCGGGATTGAGTTCGAGGTGCGGTACGCCCCGACCCGGAGTGTCAGCATCGTGGGATCGGCGGTGTTCAGCCGGGCGAACTTCCTTTCCGGGGGGAGCCAGCAGGTCAATGGCCGGTACGTGGGCTTCTCGGACGTGATCGATCCGGCGACGGGACAGGTCATCGTGCCCGCGGAGGCGTTCGGGTGGGGTGGCAAGCCGCAGGTCAACATTCCGCACGGCGGCATTTACAGCGAGGTGCCGGGGATCCCGGACCGGATTTTCAACCTGTTTGCGACTTACACGCACAGCAGCGGGTTCGGGGCGGGCTTCGGGGTGAGTCACCAGGGTGGATTCGCGGCGGATCGGACGCTGATATGGAACCTGCCGGCGGCGACGACGCTCAACTCGACCCTGTTTTACAACAAGGGTCCGTGGCAGGCGAAGCTGGACCTGAACAACCTGACCAACGAGCAGTATTTCGTCCGCGGTGCGAACGCCGGGATGATGGTCGGGGTGCGACAGCCCTTCAATGTCGAGGCGACCCTGGCGCGGACCTTCTGA
- a CDS encoding DUF3450 family protein, whose product MKSPFRLLLCSLVTAAALSSHATSPIEEVRNLWKEWSNVKATISEERNAWAREQQAIADALAVSTQEIELLTSRLSTLDDASSGTEQARSELLEKIAASKTQVVIFNEAIDRFENAMRSLVPALPPHLRTELGPVLMRLPAAGRPNPLPVSQRLQTVVAFLAQLDRFNSTPSLVSEVREVEPGRSMEVRTLYFGLGIAYFSDPSAQYAGFGQPSADGWTWTRAEGPAALRIADAIAVQRNEKQPAFVSLPARLAVR is encoded by the coding sequence ATGAAGTCGCCATTCCGTCTCCTGCTGTGCTCCCTCGTCACCGCTGCCGCCCTGTCCTCCCACGCAACCTCGCCCATCGAGGAGGTGCGCAACCTCTGGAAGGAATGGTCCAACGTCAAGGCCACCATCTCCGAGGAACGTAATGCCTGGGCCCGCGAACAGCAGGCGATCGCCGATGCCCTCGCCGTTTCCACCCAGGAAATCGAACTCCTCACCAGCCGGCTTTCCACCCTCGACGACGCGTCGTCCGGCACCGAGCAGGCCCGCTCGGAACTCCTCGAGAAGATCGCCGCCTCGAAGACCCAGGTGGTGATCTTCAACGAGGCCATCGACCGGTTCGAGAATGCGATGCGTTCCCTCGTTCCCGCCCTTCCACCCCACCTTCGCACCGAACTCGGCCCCGTCCTCATGCGCCTTCCCGCCGCCGGCCGACCCAATCCCCTCCCCGTCTCCCAGCGCCTGCAGACGGTCGTCGCCTTCCTCGCCCAGCTCGACCGGTTCAACTCCACCCCGTCCCTGGTCAGCGAGGTGCGTGAAGTCGAACCCGGTCGCTCCATGGAGGTCCGCACCCTCTACTTCGGCCTCGGCATCGCCTACTTCAGCGATCCAAGCGCCCAGTACGCGGGCTTCGGACAACCTTCCGCCGACGGCTGGACCTGGACGCGCGCCGAAGGCCCGGCCGCACTCCGCATTGCCGACGCCATCGCCGTCCAACGCAACGAGAAGCAACCCGCATTCGTGTCCCTTCCCGCCAGGCTGGCGGTCCGCTGA
- a CDS encoding MotA/TolQ/ExbB proton channel family protein codes for MKKLLTLTSLCLAAASLQAQTASGPLSPAPARAQLVEAQQELSRLRDQITAAKIPLAVALREAETELLAKRREAERLQRLADNRSVDLRNLETEEKMRADEIDYISTLLTDYTSRLNSTIDSSEIQIYGRQLTHLLNLAENPDLPREEVLRSKVAVLDLGFERLLARLGGARFDGRAILPDGSVEPGTFALLGPLSYFRTADGKQAGLVERGAAEHPKITVFSRTEIPAIAGFIAAGDGPLPVDPTLGKAKAIVTSKESLGEHIQKGGLWMFPILGFGAAAVVMALFKLWELSSVKRLPKTVLREVLALLGQGKASEAAKTLRTHTSPASRMLNEAIHNLKLPKEVLDEMMFETMLEVQPRLERGLSFISVTAAVAPLLGLLGTVTGMMTTFNLITLFGTGDAKSLSSGISEALITTEFGLIVAIPSLLLYGYLSRRVNGVMGDMEQISTAFSNGVAAIRSRQPDLDLSLAGSPEPVAA; via the coding sequence ATGAAGAAGCTCCTCACCCTCACTTCCCTCTGCCTGGCGGCAGCCTCCCTCCAGGCGCAAACCGCCTCCGGCCCCCTCTCTCCGGCACCCGCACGTGCCCAACTGGTCGAAGCCCAGCAGGAACTCTCCCGCCTCCGCGACCAGATCACCGCCGCCAAAATCCCCCTCGCCGTCGCCCTCCGGGAAGCCGAAACCGAACTCCTCGCCAAACGCCGCGAAGCCGAACGCCTCCAACGCCTCGCCGACAATCGCAGCGTGGATCTCCGCAATCTCGAGACCGAGGAGAAGATGCGCGCAGACGAGATCGACTACATCTCGACGCTGCTCACCGACTACACCAGCCGCCTCAACTCCACCATCGACTCCAGCGAAATCCAGATCTACGGCAGGCAACTCACCCACCTCCTCAACCTCGCCGAAAATCCCGACCTTCCCCGCGAAGAGGTCCTCCGCTCCAAGGTCGCCGTCCTCGACCTCGGCTTCGAACGGCTCCTCGCCCGGCTCGGCGGGGCCCGCTTCGACGGCCGCGCCATCCTTCCCGACGGCTCCGTCGAGCCCGGCACCTTCGCCCTCCTCGGTCCCCTCTCCTACTTCCGTACCGCCGATGGCAAACAAGCCGGTCTCGTCGAGCGCGGCGCCGCCGAGCACCCGAAGATCACCGTCTTCTCCCGCACCGAAATCCCCGCCATCGCCGGCTTCATCGCCGCCGGCGATGGACCCCTCCCCGTGGACCCCACCCTCGGCAAAGCCAAGGCCATCGTCACCAGCAAGGAATCCCTCGGCGAGCATATCCAGAAGGGCGGCCTCTGGATGTTCCCCATCCTCGGCTTCGGCGCCGCCGCCGTCGTCATGGCCCTCTTCAAACTCTGGGAACTCTCCAGTGTCAAACGCCTCCCCAAGACCGTGCTCCGTGAGGTCCTCGCCCTCCTCGGTCAGGGCAAGGCCAGCGAAGCCGCAAAAACCCTGCGCACCCATACCAGCCCCGCCTCCCGCATGCTCAACGAGGCCATCCACAACCTCAAACTCCCCAAGGAGGTCCTCGACGAAATGATGTTCGAAACCATGCTCGAAGTGCAGCCCAGGCTCGAACGCGGCCTCTCCTTCATCTCCGTCACCGCCGCCGTCGCCCCGCTCCTCGGCCTCCTCGGCACCGTCACCGGCATGATGACCACCTTCAACCTCATCACCCTCTTCGGCACCGGCGATGCCAAATCCCTCTCGTCCGGCATCTCCGAGGCCCTCATCACCACCGAGTTCGGCCTCATCGTCGCCATCCCCTCCCTCCTCCTCTACGGCTACCTCTCCCGTCGGGTCAACGGAGTCATGGGTGACATGGAACAGATCTCCACCGCCTTCAGCAACGGCGTCGCCGCCATCCGATCCCGTCAACCGGATCTCGACCTCAGCCTCGCCGGCTCCCCCGAACCGGTCGCCGCCTGA